The DNA region gtgtcgaagaagcttccatagtgttgttctgtccacgttatcaaatgctttttcgtagtcaatgaagttgaggtagagtgatgaattccattcaactgattgttccacaatgatccatagagttgcgatttggtctgtacacgatctatccttacggaatcctgcctgttggtcacgaagttgggcgtctacgtagtccttcatcctgtttaacaataccctgtcgaagacttttcccggtattgagagaacagtgatgcccctgtaattatcacagttgctgagatcgcctttctttggtattttgatcaggagtccttctttccagtcttttggtacttgttcctcatcccaaatcttattgaagagaatgtggggTATCCTTgaagttgccgctacgtctgcttttagtgcctctgctggaatgttgtctgatcctgctgctttgccactattgatttgcctgatgaccatgctgatttcttcaattgttggtgggccaacattgattgagaggtccgtgggtgctgcttcgatgttgggtgggttcggTGGGGctagtcgattcaagagttctttgaagtgttctacccacctgttttgtcgctcttcaatgttggtgattacctcgccttccttccttttcactggtcgttcttctttgcggcgatttccagagagtttctttgtcgtgtcatacagttgtctcatgtttccttctcttgcagccttttccgccgtcgttgctaactcttccacatatttacgtttgtcagttctgatgctcctcttcacttttttgtttacttctatgtattcagcttgtaccttggctttttctgctcttgttcggctggtattgattgctgccttcttgttcctcctttcttgaatcttatccagtgtgtCAACAGTGacccattccttgtggtggtgcttcttgtgacccaggaacccatgacatgttgaagtgattgcctctttgatccccttacagctgctctccatagtagttttttctccattgagtagatcatgaaaggcctggaacttactgctgaggactatcttgaattcgttgagtttgtcagtatcctgaagaaaggccgtattaaacatttgtgatgttgtccgccccattgttcagtgcttcttgagtttcaatttcatcttggtgatcagcaagtgatgatctgatgctatatcagctcctctcttggttctcacatcctccatcgtcctcccgAACTTTTTGAtaatgcagatatggtcgatttggttctgtgtagtgtgatctggtggagtccatgtggttttgtgtatgcgtttatatgggaatatggtgccgcctatgaccagcttattgaaggcacatagatttgcaaatctctcaccattttcgtttctttctcccagtccgtgtcgtcccatgatgtcttcatatccagtattGTCTGTTCCAACCTTgtcattgaaatctcccatcagaatggtcaggtcctttgttgggcacttctcgacgattgactgcagcctatcgtagaattgatctttagcttcttcattgtagtcgttggtaggcgcatagcattggatgacgctcattgaaatgccctctttctttgttttgaaggaggctttgatgatcctgcgtccatgagattccaatcctataagtgcattttgtgctcgtttggacagcatcaatgcaactccttgtgtatgtggggcattttcttcttcttcttcatggccagagtataacagaagctctcctgaagttagtcgttgttgtccaactttcgtccaatgtgtttcactgatcccaagcacctctaggttgtatctcctcatttctgcagcaatttggaaggctctcccggtgtcccacattgtacgaacattccatgtacctaaataaatggtcgctctggttgtcagaaggggcatcggcctcataacttctgaaggaattcggcttccatcatgaggtgtcataattcttctaaatgaagaccttctgactcccggggcagagtttaaaaggttcgaatcattttttctgattagcgtttttttagtgagttagttttctacgggatggggacgctaaccccatgcccaacccttctcctttatccgggcttgggaccggcagtagcccccggagggacccCAGGCGGAGTTTTATGATATAGTCCCATGATTATATAGCTCGAGTCTGTCTCCCCATACTTGGTTGAGGTCTTGGAGGTGCTGTAACTTAGTGGCTTGGGACGTTATCAAACGCGACTTGAAACGGAAGTCAGTAAATATCTTGATGTAGTTCTTTAGAACATTCTTACTGAAATAGAGATGAGCCCTCTTAACTGAAAATCGGTCTTGACAACATCTTTAACTGAACTGTATCTGCTATTAAATACCATTTTTGGTTACTTATTTAAGAAATCTACGCTCTACTGTTCTTCTTTACAAAATTACCGCTTCATTTGTGTGGAGAATTGTTTGAGTGATCTACTGTCCTAGCTTTATGTGCTATAATGATTAAAATCCTCACTACAATCTGATTTTAAAGCCATTTAAACAACAAAtgaacttttaaaaaatatcttaccacatttttcataaaataattgtttatgttGTGAACGAAATCCATTATAGAATGGCTTAATTCATTAAGATAAATACAGGGTGGCCAGGTATCAAGGCATAAAGCATGAAGTTGGTTACTTTCACGCATAGTCGCTTCTGCCAATGCAGAGAAGTCACGATTTTTCAAGGCTGAAATAATCTCTTTTTCATGTATTTTAGCAGATGGTACACGGCCATTTCGAAACAAATCACTAGTTTTTACACAGCGAAGCATTGCATCAGTCGAGCCAACAggtttagggttttcattaGTCTATAAAGCAAATCAAAAACCAGTGCAAAAAAGTAGTATGGCTATAAATGACGATATCGAAACTACttaattcaaatatattacAGAAAACAGTTTGATATAATTAGCTTATCAGTAGTCATAAACCGACAAAAGTAAATGTTAACGAATAATAAAAGGTACCTAGATTTCTGACCAGTCTATGAGTAATCAAGTTATTTTACTCCTGagaattatttgaatgaatgttTCATATGCACGTTTATACCGAGCAGACTGAATCCATATACCTTACACTTGGGACTAACCAGTGAATACATTTAAGATTCTAAAATTCAAATATTACATTAGCactcgactctgttgatcgtgaggttctatggcagtgtttgtcactgaaaggagtaccaaagaagtacattaaccttataaacgctctctactcgaacacaactgaccaagtgagagcttatggcgaactgtcatcagaattgattacctcaagtggtgttcgtcagggctgtccactctctccattcttgtttaactttgtcgttgatgtgcttttagagataacactttacACGTCTacatttccaggggttgaacttccaccaggagattcacttgttgacttggaatatgccgatgacataattctatttggtgaagacgttgacaaaatgcagtcttctgaccactctaagcaacaatgcaagcatgttcggcatgctcttctccccctcgaaatgcaaaatgttgcttcaggattggattgcattgacacccgaactaatggtagggagtgaagtagtcgagtgtgtcaaccacttcacttatcttgggagtctcatcagcccttgtggtctggtgtgtgacgaaatctcagcacggatacagaaggctcgactagcttttaccaacttgcgtcatttatggcgtaggcgagatatccgtctatcaaccaaaggacgtgtttactgtacagcagttcgttccgtcctactttatagcagtgaaacatgaccggtaagagtagatattcgtaggttactagtatttgatcataggtgtcttcgaagcatggctcgtatatcctgggaccatcgagtaagtaacacagttgttaggaaacgggttctaggtaaggatggcaaatcaattgatgaagtagtgaaacttcatcagttgagacggctaggacacgtgttacgtatgcccaacgaccgactgcctcaacgtgcgatgttcagtggtataggagtaggttggaaggaagctaggggcggccagaccaaaacatggcacaagtccatgaagtcattgacaagtggactgagccatgttggtaggtgtagactacctggttggggaccgcgagatgatagcaaccgatggttagagaccctgaatgagatggctcaaaatcgtttgcaatggcgcaggtgcgtacactctttgtgttctcccaaattctaatcttctgactTCTTCAtgtcactttcttttttctcttcccaaatttatttcactggattgtaCTCTTTAAATagcatctccaaaccctaatctttccggtTACTGCGTACACTCTTACTAGCTCTACCACTATggtatttgaatcgacaactgcacctctgtgctaatgtggtgtggcaattcgaactgatgtacgtacgtacgaagttctacgttgttactgactgaatgactaaGGATAGTAAACTGCGAGATTTAAAAATGTAACCTGTTAGGAAAAGATAATCAGCTTATGTTATtcgatatatttatttgaacacaaatattggtacaaaggagcaccgaatacatatgtgcaacacaagtcacttgatttgtatgtgggatgtgcctaaaccgaagcttATGAATCATCTACGACATGTTACGATGTTTTGAAGAATGAGTGAACAGAGATAGTGATATCAAGAAACACCAATTTGTGAGGTCAGACTACCGATCTTGACATTCGGTATGTGTCATGATGAATAGGAAATTGATTAATATCCCACGACCCAACCTTGTTTAATGTTGTATGATCTACAGATATCACTGAATGATAACGGACCATACTGTGATTCCAAATAAAGTGgttataatcaaaataaaacttcGAAACTTGCTACAGCAAATCAGAACGCACGCAGATGAAATTGATAAGAGAAACCGTAGGGAAATTGGAACGGTACTAGGAATAATTGAAGTAAGAATTATTAAACACAGAATATGGTTCCAAAAGAAGGAACCGATTTATTTCATGCTAGTGAAGATGAATGATTTGTTACATTAAGGCTAAGAAGCCACAATTACGTTCTTAGTATTATTTAGTTAGGAACTGTCAGGAAACAGATTCAACTTCATAAATAGTTAGTATTCCGTTACATAGTATTACTTCGCATTGTCAATCGTTCCTAAAAACAGTGCAGCACAGTAGATTGAGACGTGACCAGACAttgctcagaatagaagccagtacCGGTCATGCTTCAACTTTAAGTTTGATATATCAATCCCCACTTAGTTTTGCTCTTCTTCATCATACCTTCCTTTCTCTACCCCTTCACAAGTttatttgtgtggcgtatatatattttggtgcccagttgtaccaatgtttacgtgtttaaataaataaatttgtcaaCCGGTTAGTATTTTAACAACTGAAATATATTCACAACAAATCAAAACCAAAAATACTGATTAGAGTCCCCAAGATAATAAATTTAGGTCTTAAAGTGTAGAATATTATGAATGTCTACCGCCCTCACACTGCAATTAGTGAGTACTGTTAAGCTCCTGGATTTTTACAAATGTAGTCAATGCGTTTAGTATTCTCTCTACAAGTTTACATTGATAAAAAAGAAGACGAATTTAGTTTAGACCTCGGATGCCTTACCTATAAAATTCACTTGTTCTGTATACTTTGTCCTAACAATCACTGTGTACGTTGATGTTTGAGTTGTCTTGCAATATTTACATAGAACTGCAGTTTGGAACTACCTCAGAATTAATTTAGGTTTTAATGTTTTACAAAAACACAGGTGTAGTAAAAAGAATTCAAATAACTCTCTTTATTGCTTAAGTTTAAACAccctctctcgaaatgctcttacatggccacgtgcattcaaccactgccagggaagtcctactcaccacCTTCTCGCGGCAggaatgttgtttacgaaatcgagaacgaaaagcgaatgtctggcgctttaaccgggtcagtGGATGTGGAGGATCTAACTAGGGGAGTTggagaaccctgattccaaaccagtggtgcacatgggctccagtatcttaaAGGAAGAAATGGCGTGTGTACCAaccgttggtcactggctatcatgagactgcatctcttaacgttgctccattgccttgtggattagacctcttggtcaaaggctctgggtgtggctccctaagcaaaccacctgcttcggtttgggcacccgtgcagtattaCAACTATCacgcaaatcgaatgatttgtatGGCGACTATGTATTCaatgcttccttgtaccaatgtgtttaaataaataaaaaacagagGTTTCAGTCCCAGAACCCAGTATACAGACCATTTCGAGATAGACGAAAATAGCAAAGATGTATTGAAGTTTAGCGCActttaattttaaagaaaatttctTTACCTCTCGCTTAATACTTCCGTGTTGCGTCTCCTTTTTTATGATTTGTAACAGTCTGTGAATGTTTGCTAAAAACTACTAGCCGTGAAGGCTTCATGAGTAAAGAATCAAGTTTTTGACTGAAAAGTCTACAGAagacaaaaatcaacaaatacTATGTTGAACTAGGTAACAACACCATAAAATCTAAAGCTGTCACTGGCAAGCTGAGGTGAAAACAGATGGCTTATAACAGTGCTAAGCTTCAAAGACCTTAAGTAACCAATCGATGATTTCTAGGATAATTCTCAAAAAAAACTCATCGAGTTCACGAGGAAACTATGAATATGAAGGGCTGTATAGCCGTCATATTATTTTTATACAGTCGTGAGACCTCCACAACTAGATCAGTTACATTAGGATTCTAGTCTTAATTGCACTATGTAGCATGCTCAATTCTGAGTAAACAATTGCTTTTAAATGATTGTAAATCTGGGGTGAAGTTATTAAGCATCTTTTAAAAGACATGAACCTCGGGCTTCAGTTACTGCAGCAAACTTACAACGCATATAAGAACTTTAAGCTCTGGCCAATGCGATGCAGGAAACAGCTGTTGGACAGAAGAGTGATAAGTGTGGTCTTCATGGTTGCTAGACCACTGCACAAACCCTCCTAGTAAGCTCCGGCATGATGATCCAGAGCCACGCCGAGAAAGGGAAGTGTAGTCGCCATCCAAACCATACATCTTTCCTAATGCAAATGCTAAACGTATGAAAATATTGTATACCACATACCGAACGCTGCAGTCCCAGATGCACTAGATGCCATCCCTGCAGATGTCGGAAAATTATTTTCGGATTCCACACTCAAAAAGGGAGAAGGGACCAACCTCCCGTCTAGTCTAGAACGCAACTGCGCTAATTTAAGGAATAAAATTGTGAGTAAAGACATACCAACTATTATTACATCTAAAAGCCTGCCTGGAAATTGCATGATCCTAAGAAATACTCACGAGCAATCCAATGACCCACTTTCCGTTAAGTTTGAACAGTGACTCCTTGAGGTCATTCTTTGTAAACACTGTAGATTTGGTTCCGACCTGTATGTTTCTTATAAGGTTTAACAATTTAACAAACATGAGACTGGTTTAAAGTAAGACTTATGGAAGAGGTGGACGGATAAATGTTTAAATCATCACTTTTACCCCCTGTGAGAAATGTTGGTTTTCATAAAATGCTACTCACAATACTTGAGCAAAGCTATGTTTACCGGACAAGTAACCTCGATTTGCATTGGCGCCAGGTCACGTTAAAACTGACAGTGCCGCTTCACCACTTTTGCAAAATCCAATATATGtgtaacaaacaaataaaactgaATTTCTCATTTGAGGTCATTACGTGATGTTTCTGTGAGATTTCATGTCCTCGTTTTTCACAATTTAGGTGACTTTGCTACTCATCCGCAATAATTCTATTGTATTAAGTATATTGGTGATATTCGAGAGCTGAAAAGAGATCGGTGAATTCCACTGTGTTGTTAAGTGACTGAAGTCTAAGAATTTACTATAAGGTAAAATCGAATGGTACAGATCACCTGTGTGCTCTCTTAGCACAATGGAGTGAGTGATATGAAAATTCAGCGAATTCAATAATCCGAAATATAGAAACGTTCATAACAAAAATTTCGAATAGTTCAAGTGGTTCTGAACGGAGAAGAAGCTTGGACTTGACGGGCGTCTTTATCTAGTGACAGTGGATCGCTGAACCCTCCAGGCAGAAACGTGGGTATATTTAACGATAAAAGAGAAAGAATATTAGTAAATTATAGCGAGACGTTCTACTTAGTCCCTAAGAATATGTCACGTTTTCTCTAAAAACACTCTTGAGAAGACGCTAGTAATAGCTCAGCCGGCAGTGAATTCCAGCATTCGACTACTTTTCAAGAGTAGAAGTTGTGCCTACGGTCAGTTCCGCTGTTTTGTCTCTAGTTTCTgagtgttaccccttaggtttagGTTGAGACTTGAATTAAGTGTCTAAGTGAATGCactgaattttaattcattagaaGTTCGCCTCTAAGACGGACATACTCTGATGGGTTAAGGTCCAGTGATTAAAGGCGTGCTTTATTCACGTCCCCGAACTGGTTTCGTGGCTCGTCTCTAGATACGTTCTAATGAATTCTCTTCATTTTGCAGCGAGGGAAGAAAAACTATGTTTCCATACTCTGAATGGGGTCGATTAAAACTGTTGAAAATGAGGTAGAAGTTCTGACGAAATGGGCAACGCTTCCACGTTATCAGTGCGAAGTTTTATCGGAAGGCATTTTTAACGCTATTGGTGTAATACCTCAGATCGTATGGTACCAGCACTCCAAGGTATTTTTCAACTCGGGATACCTCTAGAGGCGAGTTACCTAAGAGAAGCTAACCCTGGCTTTtaaatgtcgattttttagatatgaagtgagccaatcagtTAAAGGCGATTTGATACCTAATCGTTTgtgcttattgataagacatatatggttgaccctattaaaagcttttgagaagtcaaggtATGTGACACCAACCTTCTCCTTGTGATCAAGGATGGTTGTACATTTGTCCAGCGCAGTCAGCAGTCTGGTTATACAGGAATAACCGTTTCTGTAACAGTGCTGTTGAGGTGAAAAGAAGTTGGGTGGTAAGTAGTCACGTAGACAATCTCATATCAAGGACTTCATAACTTTTGACAGTATGGAAGAAAGTGCTATCGGTCGGTAGCTTGAAGGTTTGCTGCGTGGACCTCTTCTGAAAGTTGTTGTGATGTAAGCCAGCCTCTAGTTTCCCGATAAAGTGCCTCAGCTTAGCGAATGTGAGATCATCAAGCTATGTGGTGTCGCCAAGATTAAAGCTGTTTCCATCAGTATAGTAGGATGAACAGTATCCGGGCCAGGGAAGTGTTTTAATTTAGATGCTGCGGTTTCTGATACACCAAGTCAGAACACATGTTAACTTCTGGGGGTCCTGTTGAGTTGTAGGTGAAGCTTTCGTTGAGATAGCTGATATGGCACGTTTGAATTGTCTGAAAATACTGTTCTGCCGGAAGGTCAGCGACGTCATCATCGTTGTTGGCTAGGCcattaggacctagcagttggaAAACTCCGCTTTTGGCCTGTCGAGGAGAGGCTGCATGACGAAATAAGCTTCTAGGATTGGGGACAAACTTATCGATTAGCTTTATCTGTTACTGAAGTTCATTTTCTCCTGCTGCCTCTCGTGCAGTTGTTCCTTGCTTGTTTGAATTGCCTGTATGCACCGTTGTTACCAGCTCGTCTATATTTCACACAGTAGTACTCTTTGTGGCTCAGAAAACGAAGATTCCGACTCTTGATGACTGTGGGTTGCCTGTAAATTTTGTGGACCGTTAGCGGAACAGACTTCTTTGTagctgttataacttgtagccttgtgtcctattaatatataaattgATGATACCGCCAACtggagaacagtgatttatcaacCGAATCAATGACACACAAgcctgtacgagcagtctagagctTTTATTAATCCTTCTTcccgcctagccctgcctgttaagtccagaacactaatctcagcctctgcgatacgAATCACGTATTTCAattatactgggtttatatacaaaccaaacaggccacatcgtactataaaatagaaaataacatttgtacaagatttagccaaaagtggctgtgaatttaggagatagtaattgaaagactggcataactcaagaatggtaaatcgtataataattgtttatgtgccgaaataaagcttatgataaaaggaacaCGAATaggaatagtttagttacttagcaattatatgataaaaacaTATGTACAGTATTATTCCAGAAATAcattccaacagttaccattcaataTTCTCGTCGGAATATAACACCTCCTCTTTTTATGAAGAttcggagttgatatccggactTTAAGTTTCCCGAATTTACCCTCCCCACGAAATAGTGTTTGATCTTCTTATCCCCAAGTCACAATTAATGCgactatttaaaacatatttctagaACCTAATAGAGGATCCACTAGAagtgactagatggtgaggatcaacgacacttgatatgaggtcatcagcgtttgattcttctgaaacatTCTCATCAGATTTATTGAAAATCTCGTCAGTAGATAATAAATCACTAGGATAATCAGCATCCAACAAAATTGCATCAGGTTCTTCATTGTCATTTGATGCATTCGAtacatttttctaatttttGTAAGGAATTTCATCGAAAATCTGTGAGTCATTAAGATAACCGACATCTGGTAAAGCAACTAGAGAATCACGATAGTTAGATTCACCAAAATCTTTTGTCGCAAATTACTGAGCTCCGCTTGGTGCAACCGTATTCATTATACTGCTCGATTACTCATGAGCGAGTACTGCGACCATttcatgtgcatttaacaaGACATAGTCTGTCTGTGAGCTGGACAAGTCACTGCTTGTACATTGAGTTTCGTAGATAATTGGAATTCAATCCACTACAGGGCATGTTTTTGAAATGGACATTACTGGACTACTAGGCGGATCATGAGTGACTGCTACTGTTTCGTTTACATTACTGTTTGTCAATGATTCATGGAGGCTTTCACCGACAcattcgctgttgttactgatCCGTCTATATTTCACCCAGTAGTGCTCTTTGTGGATCAGAAAACGAAGATTGCGGCTCTTGATGAATTCAGGTTTCTTGTAGAGTTTGTGGACCATAAGCGAAACAGACTGCTTTGTAGTACATGAAATTATGTGCAGTAAGAAATCCCAATGGGCGTCCACATCAAGTTGAGAGTTGTATATTGTTGTATATTGCCCTGTAAAGCCGATACATTCAATCGTTTGAAATTCCAGCACCGGTTGTCGGTAGGATGTCctagctcagttttgctgatAAAACTGCGTGATCGCCTCTCTTtaggggagccaggattgagaagTTGTCAGttagaaattcttcgtttgtaaatacgCAATCTAAGCGTGACAGCGTCTGACCATTTGTCCAACAAGTTTCTTACCTGATATTTTTGAATAATCCCAGATGTTCTACGAGGTTGAAGAATCGAGTTTCAGCAGAGCTGTCACCTCCAATGTACATATGTTCCGCGGAATTGACTTT from Schistosoma haematobium chromosome ZW, whole genome shotgun sequence includes:
- a CDS encoding hypothetical protein (EggNog:ENOG410WGSE~COG:S); translation: MGRTTSQMFNTAFLQDTDKLNEFKIVLSSKFQAFHDLLNGEKTTMESSCKGIKEAITSTCHGFLGHKKHHHKEWVTVDTLDKIQERRNKKAAINTSRTRAEKAKVQAEYIEVNKKVKRSIRTDKRKYVEELATTAEKAAREGNMRQLYDTTKKLSGNRRKEERPVKRKEGEVITNIEERQNRWVEHFKELLNRLAPPNPPNIEAAPTDLSINVGPPTIEEISMVIRQINSGKAAGSDNIPAEALKADVAATSRIPHILFNKIWDEEQVPKDWKEGLLIKIPKKGDLSNCDNYRGITVLSIPGKVFDRVLLNRMKDYVDAQLRDQQAGFRKDRSCTDQIATLWIIVEQSVEWNSSLYLNFIDYEKAFDNVDRTTLWKLLRHYGVPQKIVNIIQNSYDGLHCKIVHGG
- a CDS encoding hypothetical protein (EggNog:ENOG410VBAH~COG:I); the protein is MSEPNLQCLQRMTSRSHCSNLTESGSLDCSLLDVIIVAQLRSRLDGRLVPSPFLSVESENNFPTSAGMASSASGTAAFAFALGKMYGLDGDYTSLSRRGSGSSCRSLLGGFVQWSSNHEDHTYHSSVQQLFPASHWPELKVLICVTNENPKPVGSTDAMLRCVKTSDLFRNGRVPSAKIHEKEIISALKNRDFSALAEATMRESNQLHALCLDTWPPCIYLNELSHSIMDFVHNINNYFMKNVVAYTFDAGPNAFLLTESQNISIVLKYLVECFGYTVGADSFFNDADKVTIKCLNSNKYLKITGIPYGLSDKPLDQNLLKILPSISGGIRYLISTEVGSGPQLISFIH
- a CDS encoding hypothetical protein (EggNog:ENOG410VBAH~COG:I~BUSCO:EOG091G0EUU) — encoded protein: MQIEVTCPVNIALLKYWGKSDDLNIYPSTSSISLTLNQSHVGTKSTVFTKNDLKESLFKLNGKIMQFPGRLLDVIIVAQLRSRLDGRLVPSPFLSVESENNFPTSAGMASSASGTAAFAFALGKMYGLDGDYTSLSRRGSGSSCRSLLGGFVQWSSNHEDHTYHSSVQQLFPASHWPELKVLICVTNENPKPVGSTDAMLRCVKTSDLFRNGRVPSAKIHEKEIISALKNRDFSALAEATMRESNQLHALCLDTWPPCIYLNELSHSIMDFVHNINNYFMKNVVAYTFDAGPNAFLLTESQNISIVLKYLVECFGYTVGADSFFNDADKVTIKCLNSNKYLKITGIPYGLSDKPLDQNLLKILPSISGGIRYLISTEVGSGPQLISFIH
- a CDS encoding hypothetical protein (EggNog:ENOG410VBAH~COG:I) encodes the protein MYGLDGDYTSLSRRGSGSSCRSLLGGFVQWSSNHEDHTYHSSVQQLFPASHWPELKVLICVTNENPKPVGSTDAMLRCVKTSDLFRNGRVPSAKIHEKEIISALKNRDFSALAEATMRESNQLHALCLDTWPPCIYLNELSHSIMDFVHNINNYFMKNVVAYTFDAGPNAFLLTESQNISIVLKYLVECFGYTVGADSFFNDADKVTIKCLNSNKYLKITGIPYGLSDKPLDQNLLKILPSISGGIRYLISTEVGSGPQLISFIH
- a CDS encoding hypothetical protein (EggNog:ENOG410VBAH~COG:I); this encodes MLRCVKTSDLFRNGRVPSAKIHEKEIISALKNRDFSALAEATMRESNQLHALCLDTWPPCIYLNELSHSIMDFVHNINNYFMKNVCNQRFGFVERDCILLLNSN